The genomic interval GTATGCTGTACTACTTTCGCTTCGGGCGCTGTACTTTCATTCAGGGTGGCAAGCACTTTTCCGCTTAGTACTGAAATGAATTTATAGTAACCGCTGTCTGCCTGTACGGCGATAAACTGCTGATTGGCTGCTTCCTGGCTGGTCCATTGCCAGAGGCTCACATCTTCATTCAGGCTTGACTGCGGAATGTCCAGGCATTTCGCGCTATGATAAGCGGTAATAGTATAGCGGCCATCGCCAAGATGCCTGAGTGTGAATGTCTGGTTGGCCGCACCTGTGCCATGCCATAGCTGTATCGGTGTTCCATCGCCTGTACCACCCAGGCCACCCCGGACGTCCAGGAACAGGCCACTGTTCACATTTTTAATAGTATAGGAACCTGCCAGGTTTAGAATGCCGTTGGCCAGTACTTTAATGGAACTGGCTTTGTCGTTCCAGGCAGTTCCCAGGTTTGCGCTGGAGGATGTCAGTACAATGGAATCGCCGGCAAAATTCTCGTGCTCAAACAATATGACCTTGTAACCTTCTGCGATCTTCACGGACGAGATATCATCGTTAAGTATGCCTTTCAGTTCCAGTCCTGCCAGCTTGTAAGCGCCGATAGGGAGGCCGGCATGGAAACCGTTGTATTGGGCATGTTCATAGACGGTAACAGGGCCGCTACTGGTATCAGGCCTGCTATAGAGCTGTGCTCTTGGTATTATCTGCCGTGACTGGGATGCGCTTTCCCATTGCAGATGACAAAAGGCGTCGCCATTGCCTTCTGCATATCGTAGTTCGATGTCGTATTTCTGACCGGCTGTTAATGTAATGGTGCCACTGCGGGTGTATGCGCCCTGTGTCTCAAAGTCGTTGATGATGGGCTGGCCATTTACCGTTAGTTTTACGCCGTCGTCGGAGTATACATAGAAGGTATATTGCTCGGAGTATAAGGGTTGTACCTGTCCTGACCATTTTACGGAGAACTGGTTGTTGCCCAGTTGGGCATGATCAGGAGAACCGGTTCCCCAGTCAAAATCTACATTGCCATCGGTCTGCTGGTATTTCAGATTGTCAAGATGATAACCACTGTAATATTCAGCTTTCAGACCATTACCTGTTCCGACAGGCAGTCCTTTCAGGTTTTTACGGATCAGCCACACAAATTCATCAGGCGCCACTACGCGTACATTAGGTCCCAGGCGGTTGATACAATCCTGTACATCGTCTACATCTCTTGACCAGATATGTACGGAAACAAGACTGTAGCCATCTGCCGAATAAATATTGGTAGATGCCTGGTTTAATTGATTGGCCAGTGATTGCGGAGAGGAAAGTGTTCCCCACAGCGTATACCTGCCGCCGATAGATGGCTTGTCTTTATACCAGTCGATCTGTCCATGCCTGCCGGTATAGTTAGCGCCATAGCTGTAATAGAAAAGGGCGTCAATATTATCCTGTTTCAGGTAAGCGCCTGGATCATTATCACTGTCGTCTGCATCAATGATGTTCACAATACGCAGGTCGGCCTGTTTCATGTACTTATTCAGCAGCGCAGTCTCAGTTTCAAGATCAGCATCAGGATAACGCCCAGGGAAATAGTAGCTTCTCCCTGAAGGACCGGCTATTAATACATTTCTGCCATCGGGTGTGGTCAGGCAGTTCTCTACATATTTCTCATATACGACTGGCGCCAGTTCAGAGAGGGAAGGAGAGATGGTCCAGCCCAGGTTCACATGAGCGCGGGCGGGATTGTTCCAGTTATTGATATTATCGTGAGAGCCTAAGAGCCATTGCACGTTATCACCGTCTGTAATAACAAAGCAAACCGTGTGTACGCCGGTTTTTACTTCAAAAGGTTTGATAGGATCTTTCTGTTTGAAGGTCTTCGACTTTGCAGGAATATTGCTGAGTGCAGACATATTGGGCGCCCAGTCGGAGGGCAGGATGCTCATGGACCTCAGCGACAATTGTTCCACTGTTTCATATTCCGCCGGTCCCCAGCCGAAAAAAGTAGCGCCTTTGTTCATGCGGTTATATACACTGGTGGCCAGTGTGCCGGAGGGAGAATTGTCCCAGAACTGGAATGCCTTTGTGTAGGTGCTGTAGTCTCCCAGGGAGAACACGCGGTCGTCGGAGCTCTGTTGATAAGATGCTATTTTCTGGCTGAAAAGATTACCATAGTTAGCCAAAGCCCAGGCTTCATCCCGGGTGCGTACATCGAGCAGGCGTGTCAGGCCGGCATTGATGGCAGTCTGTTCGATATCGGCCGGAATGGCTACGGCATTCATCACACCGGCCAGTGAGATAGCGACATTGGTTGATCTGTCTTTCTGGTTGCATAGAATGTAACCGGAAAGCCTGTTGGCAAAACGGTTAAGCAGACCGGGAAAGTTCGTGTAATACATGTCGTTGATCTTTACGCCTGCATTTTCCACCAATGTACGGTGACCGGAAAGGTCTCTGAGAATAGCGGGTTTGGTCTGGGCAATAACGCCCATCAGCGTTTGCAGCGCTATCTTTTCGGAAGCTGCATAATTCTCAGATGTGAGGAATAAAGTATCGGGTACGGCGGAAAGCGGAAACGGGCTTCCCGGCACCCTCGGCGCCTGTGTCTGTGCCTGGGCAGACAGTGCGGGCAGCCATACAACAAGAAGTGTGTAAAAGATTCTCTTTTTCATGATGGAATTGATTTGGTTACATGAGTACTACGTGAAATGGAATGTATTGTAAGTGGAGGGTTGGGATAGTTTTCAGCTATTGCGAGCTACAGGGCGGGTTACACGGATTAAATATAGTAACAGGAATGGTTATTTCATAATGTTAAATGATCTTTACGGGCTTTATCTTCGTTATGATCTTTTTCTTGCGTAGGGTGACGGGAAAGACGGGATTCGATATGTTGTGCAATTGGAACCAGGTAGAGGATTTTCCGGTGTCTATGCGGCTTTAACTTTTGCAGTGGGATGATATACAGAGGAGTGATAACATTCAGTTCGGTCTTACAGCTGAAATGAGCAAGCGAGGAAATTGATGGGGATAACTTGAATAGGTAAATTATTATATATTTGCGCCCGTAATGACGTTGTAGTTTAATTGGAAGAATGCTCGCCCGTCAGGCGAGAGGTGTAAGTTCGAGTCTTATCGCCGTCATTATATCTGGGGGATAATTTAATTGGAAAAATATCAGTCTGCTAGACTGAAGATGTAGGTTCGAATCCTTGCTCCTCCACAGCAACGGGAACAAAGCATAAAGTGCGTTGTTCCCGTCTTGTTTTGGGAAAGCCTGTCCCTGGCTTCTATACAACAATCGCTCTAAGTTGCTCCAACTTTTTCTCTAATCGACTTATTTTCAGTTCATTATTTCTTTTCTGATATTGTTCAAGCAAGGGTGGATTAAATTCGGTTTTGTATCTGACCATTTTATAGTAAATGGTAGCCAGTTTATTGGCGGTGGCGACAATAGCATATTTATTTCCACCCTTTGCTTTCATACGGCGAAAATAGTCTCCTAGCCAATGCTCACTTTTCTGAACAGAATTTGCGGCAAAGCGGAAAGCCTGCCCGGCTATAGAGGATGGTTTTTTCATTAAACGTGAACTTATTAGTTTGCCACCAGATATTTTATTGTTAGGACAAAGATTTAACCAGGAGACAAAATGTTTTTCTGTGGGCCATTTTGAAAGATCTGTCCCCGTCTCAGCTAGTAATTGAAGGCCTCCATTATCGCTTAAACCATATATGGCTAATACATCAACGCCTAAAATATGTTGCAAGTAGCTGCGGACATTAAAACGAGGATTATTTTT from Chitinophaga filiformis carries:
- a CDS encoding PA14 domain-containing protein, with protein sequence MKKRIFYTLLVVWLPALSAQAQTQAPRVPGSPFPLSAVPDTLFLTSENYAASEKIALQTLMGVIAQTKPAILRDLSGHRTLVENAGVKINDMYYTNFPGLLNRFANRLSGYILCNQKDRSTNVAISLAGVMNAVAIPADIEQTAINAGLTRLLDVRTRDEAWALANYGNLFSQKIASYQQSSDDRVFSLGDYSTYTKAFQFWDNSPSGTLATSVYNRMNKGATFFGWGPAEYETVEQLSLRSMSILPSDWAPNMSALSNIPAKSKTFKQKDPIKPFEVKTGVHTVCFVITDGDNVQWLLGSHDNINNWNNPARAHVNLGWTISPSLSELAPVVYEKYVENCLTTPDGRNVLIAGPSGRSYYFPGRYPDADLETETALLNKYMKQADLRIVNIIDADDSDNDPGAYLKQDNIDALFYYSYGANYTGRHGQIDWYKDKPSIGGRYTLWGTLSSPQSLANQLNQASTNIYSADGYSLVSVHIWSRDVDDVQDCINRLGPNVRVVAPDEFVWLIRKNLKGLPVGTGNGLKAEYYSGYHLDNLKYQQTDGNVDFDWGTGSPDHAQLGNNQFSVKWSGQVQPLYSEQYTFYVYSDDGVKLTVNGQPIINDFETQGAYTRSGTITLTAGQKYDIELRYAEGNGDAFCHLQWESASQSRQIIPRAQLYSRPDTSSGPVTVYEHAQYNGFHAGLPIGAYKLAGLELKGILNDDISSVKIAEGYKVILFEHENFAGDSIVLTSSSANLGTAWNDKASSIKVLANGILNLAGSYTIKNVNSGLFLDVRGGLGGTGDGTPIQLWHGTGAANQTFTLRHLGDGRYTITAYHSAKCLDIPQSSLNEDVSLWQWTSQEAANQQFIAVQADSGYYKFISVLSGKVLATLNESTAPEAKVVQHTGTGQLSARWQLLSVPPVGNGNGLTGNYYNGMNFETFIFSRLDPTINFDWGEGSPGTGVNTNAYTVRWTGKVEPRYSGQYTFYITSDNGRRLWVNNQLIIDKWLDDWDIEYSGNITLTAGQQYDIKLEYFENNGGANCKLSWSSASQGKEIIPKNQLYATPLTLVNRSLATTREQTIAGKEVVLYPNPAATHVRLKFNAKQAMIIIYDALGRQVTPARLVYPGQEISTAQLRPGVYLIQIDINGTRTTKHMVKSAE